In Thiovibrio frasassiensis, one DNA window encodes the following:
- a CDS encoding DUF6178 family protein has protein sequence MTESNIIELTSFRADLARSLTRRGERLLVAADLADEVATLEPLEAYYIIRELGLDQALPILRELSHEQLQACLDLDCWTRYDFSVENLDEWLAPFAAIDPETLAQTFLSLDYVLQLLFLTQSVTVYDPDTDQVPPEDETRETTARAMTPDGFYLLELKNPEQTRKVHPFGLLDAMYQYDPTATHRLMSEVRVDLPTQIEEEALRFRSGRMQDLGFADPGEASTLFSKPPSRQPMPRPQEPLDSPVTRLPSVYAAPLLETTLLQRALTLVTDPQSLSRLQQELVWAINSAIIAYGEKPQDIEQITDTVKRVRDTISLGLESLLALQEPPCQREVAEAAAKAAELLEIWPMTDLFRHGYGATMVLQEEMRQAMAEPRFAEWYNLADTEQSDEPADRLERAFVAGLLKRQPLRGGFDPGNAETVRAFATLAEVSAAQVRLKRLVDHFKK, from the coding sequence ATGACCGAAAGCAACATCATCGAACTGACCTCTTTCCGTGCCGATCTCGCCCGTTCCCTCACCCGGCGGGGCGAACGGCTTCTGGTTGCCGCCGACCTGGCCGACGAGGTCGCCACCCTGGAACCCCTGGAAGCGTATTACATTATCCGGGAGCTCGGCCTGGATCAAGCCCTGCCCATCCTCCGGGAACTGAGCCATGAACAGCTGCAGGCCTGCCTGGATCTGGATTGCTGGACCCGCTACGATTTTTCCGTGGAAAATCTCGATGAATGGCTGGCGCCCTTTGCGGCCATCGACCCGGAAACCCTGGCCCAGACCTTCCTCTCCCTGGATTATGTGCTCCAGCTCCTCTTTCTCACCCAGTCCGTCACGGTCTACGATCCGGATACCGATCAGGTACCGCCGGAGGACGAGACGCGCGAGACGACTGCCCGGGCCATGACCCCGGACGGCTTCTACCTCCTGGAGCTGAAAAACCCCGAGCAGACAAGAAAGGTCCATCCCTTTGGACTGCTGGATGCCATGTACCAATACGACCCCACCGCAACGCACCGGCTGATGAGCGAGGTCCGGGTGGATCTGCCCACCCAGATCGAGGAAGAAGCCCTGCGCTTCCGCAGCGGCCGCATGCAGGATCTGGGCTTTGCCGACCCGGGCGAGGCAAGCACGCTCTTCTCCAAACCGCCCAGCCGTCAGCCAATGCCCCGCCCACAGGAACCGCTGGACAGCCCGGTCACCCGCTTGCCCTCGGTCTATGCCGCGCCCTTGCTGGAAACCACCCTCTTGCAGCGGGCGCTCACCCTGGTGACTGACCCCCAAAGCCTCTCCCGCTTGCAGCAGGAACTGGTTTGGGCCATCAACAGCGCGATCATTGCCTACGGAGAAAAGCCACAGGATATCGAACAGATAACCGATACGGTGAAGCGGGTGCGGGATACCATCTCCCTCGGCTTGGAATCCCTGTTAGCGCTCCAGGAACCACCCTGCCAGAGGGAGGTGGCCGAGGCCGCGGCCAAGGCGGCGGAGTTGCTGGAGATCTGGCCCATGACCGATCTCTTCCGGCACGGCTATGGCGCGACCATGGTCTTGCAGGAGGAAATGCGGCAGGCCATGGCGGAACCCCGTTTCGCCGAGTGGTACAACCTGGCGGACACGGAGCAATCCGATGAACCCGCCGATCGGCTGGAGCGCGCCTTTGTCGCCGGACTCCTCAAGCGGCAGCCCCTGCGCGGCGGCTTTGATCCGGGCAACGCCGAGACCGTCCGGGCCTTTGCCACCCTGGCCGAAGTCAGTGCGGCCCAAGTCCGGCTCAAACGGCTGGTGGATCATTTCAAGAAATAA
- a CDS encoding YihY/virulence factor BrkB family protein — translation MKKVLLASLKAWLDHRGASKGAALAFYALFSMTPILMLAIAVAGYFFGTKAAQGEIIAQLPVTVGPNGARAIQALLAAARDPVSGKFASLVAGVLLLVTATSVFAELKDSLDEIWGAPPTHHPIFLSLLRTRLLAFGLVLILAFMLLASLVCGAALSVLASTVGGMWNSSAPVFFFFTSLLSFGITASLFAVIYKMLPESPPSWRDVWVGAVVTSGLFSLGKYAVGLYLSKSGVASSFGAAGSLIALLLWVYFSAQIFFLGAEFTRQYALTFGSLKDEGVDVEKEPGE, via the coding sequence ATGAAAAAGGTTCTGCTTGCATCGTTAAAGGCCTGGCTCGATCACCGTGGTGCCAGCAAGGGTGCGGCCCTGGCCTTTTACGCCCTGTTTTCCATGACCCCCATCCTGATGCTGGCCATCGCGGTGGCCGGCTATTTTTTTGGCACCAAGGCAGCCCAGGGCGAAATCATCGCCCAGCTTCCGGTCACGGTCGGGCCCAATGGCGCGCGGGCGATTCAGGCCTTGCTGGCCGCGGCGCGCGATCCCGTTTCCGGCAAGTTTGCCAGCCTCGTGGCCGGTGTGCTCTTGCTGGTTACCGCCACCAGCGTCTTTGCCGAGCTGAAGGACAGCCTGGATGAGATCTGGGGTGCCCCGCCGACGCACCATCCCATATTCCTCAGCCTCCTGCGCACCAGACTGCTCGCCTTTGGCCTGGTGCTGATTCTCGCGTTCATGCTCCTTGCTTCCCTGGTTTGCGGCGCAGCCTTGTCCGTGCTTGCCAGCACCGTGGGGGGGATGTGGAACAGCTCCGCCCCGGTCTTTTTCTTCTTTACCTCGCTCCTTTCCTTCGGGATCACCGCCTCTCTGTTCGCGGTGATCTACAAGATGCTGCCGGAGTCGCCCCCTTCCTGGCGGGATGTCTGGGTCGGGGCCGTGGTCACCTCGGGATTGTTCTCGCTTGGCAAATATGCGGTGGGCTTGTATCTGAGCAAGAGCGGGGTGGCTTCCAGCTTCGGCGCGGCCGGCTCCTTGATCGCCCTGCTGCTCTGGGTTTATTTCTCGGCGCAGATCTTCTTTCTCGGCGCCGAATTTACCCGGCA